One Malania oleifera isolate guangnan ecotype guangnan chromosome 10, ASM2987363v1, whole genome shotgun sequence genomic region harbors:
- the LOC131165260 gene encoding protein GL2-INTERACTING REPRESSOR 1-like: MDKMLAEEFQDDFPMEIEINPTGEKSSNLDLNLKLSPPKENKSADESMMKMMMMLTSSSSSSYSGSSPSSSPLPSSSGSSCTSLDPNPYEAFLNFNDQPEEASLVLMGCPHCLLYVMVSEIDPKCPKCKSPALMDFFRGNAY, from the coding sequence ATGGACAAGATGCTCGCCGAAGAATTCCAAGATGATTTCCCTATGGAAATTGAAATCAATCCGACCGGTGAAAAGAGTTCGAATCTCGATTTGAACCTGAAACTTTCACCGCCAAAGGAGAACAAATCTGCAGACGAGtcgatgatgaagatgatgatgatgctaacgtcgtcgtcgtcgtcgtccTACTCCGGATCCTCCCCCTCCTCGTCGCCATTGCCGTCGTCGTCTGGAAGCTCGTGCACATCCTTGGATCCGAATCCGTACGAAGCCTTCCTCAACTTCAATGATCAGCCGGAGGAGGCGTCGCTGGTTCTGATGGGTTGTCCTCATTGCCTATTGTATGTGATGGTTTCAGAGATTGACCCAAAGTGCCCTAAATGCAAGAGCCCTGCGTTGATGGACTTCTTCCGTGGAAACGCATACTAG